The region AATTTCCAATGCAGGCTGGAGTCCTGCCGCCGGTGCGTGGTCTACCGCGAAAACGCGGGCGACGAGATTCAGGACCTGGCCGAGACCTTCGACGTCATGGCCCTGTCGCTCAAGAGCCATATCGAAGAGCTGCGCGATGCCGAGCGTAATCTGCGTGACCAGCAGCGGCTGACCCGGACCATTCTGGACGTTTCCCCGGACCGTGTCTCCCTGGTGGACGCGACCATGCGCTATCGAGGCTGCAACAAGAGCTTCGCCCAGTCCGTGGGCATGTCCCTGGCCGAGATCGAGGGCAAAACCGACTTCGACCTCTTCCCCGAAAGCGAGGCCGAGGAGCGCCACATGGCCGCCCGGGACATCCTCCAGTCCGGGCGCAGGCTGGACACCCAGCTCATGGTTGAAACGGGCGGGGGCGAGCACTGGTTCCACGTGGTCTGCGTGCCGGTCTTCAACGACGAGGGACGCATTGACGGGCTGTTGCGGACCGACCGCGATATTTCTGACATCAAACGCTATGAGAATCAGCTCATCCAGGCGCAGAAGATGGAGTCACTGGGCTTGCTCGCCGGTGGCGTGGCCCACGAGATCAACACCCCGCTCGGCATCATTCTGGGCTATGCCCAGCTCCTGCAGGAGGATGTGGATGCGGACAGCCAGATCCATCAGGACCTGGCCATCATCGAAAAGCAGACCCAGGTCTGCAAGAAGATCGTGGCCGACCTGCTCGGTTTCTCCCGCCAGACCCAGTCGGCCAAGCGCGAGATGTGCTTCAACAACTCGGTCATGGAGGCGGTTTCCCTGGTGCGTCACACCCTGGAGCTGGACAAGGTGGCGATCGTCACCCAGCTCGACGACCGCTATCCGATCATCTACGGCGACCCGGAGAAGCTCAAACAGGTCTGGATCAATCTGCTGACCAACGCGCGCGACGCCATGGCCGGGCAGGGCGGGACCATCCTCATCCGCACCCGGTTGGACACCCCTGTGGGCATCGTCTCCCTGTGGGTGGCCGACAACGGGTCAGGTATTGCCGAAGATGCGCTCAAAAAGATTTTTGATCCGTTTTACAGCACTAAGGCCGTGGATAAAGGCACCGGCCTAGGGCTGTCCGTCTCTTTCGGGATCATCGAAGACCACGGCGGCGATATTCACGCCGTGAGCCCGGTTCCCGACGACTTCGGTTTCCCTGAAGCGAAAGAGGGAATCGAGGGCGGCGGGACGGTATTTGAAGTGAACCTCCCCCTGGACCATCAGGCCGATGGCGGGGAACCGGAAAAGGAGTAGATATGGCTAATATATTGGTTCTCGACGACATCAGCGACGCCGGAATGTTGGTAAAACGCATCCTGGAACGCAAAGGGCACAAGGTGTGGAATTTCACCGAGGAAGAGGATGCCCTGAAGCATGCGGCCGGGACGAAGATCGACCTGGCC is a window of uncultured Pseudodesulfovibrio sp. DNA encoding:
- a CDS encoding ATP-binding protein, which produces MRIIPRLKFRTKLNLGMSAILVGMAVLLLPLVGTMSANSLVEESKKRGSSLAEGLSVRAVDPMLARDFLRLKNMVDEQSTVEDVIYAFIQDKSGFVLVHTFQKGFPVDLIEANKADNGESLHIQLLADGSRRIYDFAAPILVSDGRLGTVRIGLSQARIQMAVQRQLTLMAGLFTGALILATSLGTIFARRVTARLGRLRSHAEEMLTGNLDITSGPTWGIHCWEKQECGITQCPAYGETRRRCWYIAGTMCPDCNNEGNFQCRLESCRRCVVYRENAGDEIQDLAETFDVMALSLKSHIEELRDAERNLRDQQRLTRTILDVSPDRVSLVDATMRYRGCNKSFAQSVGMSLAEIEGKTDFDLFPESEAEERHMAARDILQSGRRLDTQLMVETGGGEHWFHVVCVPVFNDEGRIDGLLRTDRDISDIKRYENQLIQAQKMESLGLLAGGVAHEINTPLGIILGYAQLLQEDVDADSQIHQDLAIIEKQTQVCKKIVADLLGFSRQTQSAKREMCFNNSVMEAVSLVRHTLELDKVAIVTQLDDRYPIIYGDPEKLKQVWINLLTNARDAMAGQGGTILIRTRLDTPVGIVSLWVADNGSGIAEDALKKIFDPFYSTKAVDKGTGLGLSVSFGIIEDHGGDIHAVSPVPDDFGFPEAKEGIEGGGTVFEVNLPLDHQADGGEPEKE